The window CACCGCGGACTCGACGATGCCCCACACCACGTCGTCGGCGACGATCAGGGGGCGCTTGCCGATGGGGGCGACGAACTCGCCGACGCGGGTGATCGCGTCCTTGCCCTGCACGTAGCGGGCGGGGCTCATCACGGTGCTGATGGGAGTGGCCATGGTTGCGGTTCCTTCCGGTTGTACGACACGTGTCGGGGTCGCCGACGTCCTCGACGGTACGCGCGGGGCATGCGTGCGGCGTGCGAGTCCCGCGGGCCGTACATTCGGGGGCATGACGTTCAACGACGACTCGCGACTCTCCGGCGGCCGAGTGAAGCGCCGGGGCCGGACCGCCGCGGTCGGCGGAGGCGCGGTCGGCGTCACGGCCATCGTCGTGTTCCTGATCGCCCAGTTCACGGGCTTCGACCTGAGCGGGTTCGTCGGCGGGGACGGCACGACACAGATCCAGCAGCAGGGCGAGACGGTCGACGCCGCGCCGGAGTGCCGCACCGGCCGTGACGCCAACCTGCAGGTCGAGTGCCGGATGGAGGGGGCTGCCGAGTCCCTCGACGGCTACTGGACCGCCGAGGCCCGGACGCTCGGCATCTCGTACACGGCACCGGACTTCTTCCTCTTCGACGGCTCGACCGACACGTCGTGCGGCCAGGCGTCGGCCGCCACCGGACCCTTCTACTGCCCGCCGGACCGCGCGATCTACCTCGACACCGCCTTCTACGACGACCTGCAGTCGACGTACGGGTCGTCGGGCGGGCCGCTCGCGCAGATGTACGTCGTCGCGCACGAGTGGGGCCACCACATCCAGCAGCTGCAGGGCGCGTTCGCCAGCACGGACCGCTCGGGCACCGGGGCGTCGTCCGGCAGTGTCCGCGTCGAGCTGCAGGCGGATTGCTACGCCGGCGCCTGGGTCGGCGACGCGGCGAACACCGAGGACGCGGACGGCGAGACCTTCTTCGAACCGATCAGCCGGGCCGAGATCGCCGATGCGCTGTCCGCCGCGAGTGCCGTGGGCGACGACAGCATCCAGGAGCGCTCGAGCGGCCGGGTCGACCCGGACTCGTTCACGCACGGTTCGAGCGAGCAGCGTCAGCGCTGGTTCGTCCGCGGCTACCAGCAGGGCGCGACGAGCTGCGACACGTTGAGCGTCCCCGGTTCGTCCCTGTAGGCAGTGGACTCGACCACGGACGAAACGGGAGGCCCGGTGCCAGCTGGCACCGGGCCTCCCGTCCGTCGGTCAGCGCGTCAGCGCTTGGTCGGTGTGGGCGTCGGCGTCGCACTCCGCGTGCGCGAGGGCGTCGCGCTCGGCGTGGGGGTCGGGGTGGGCGTCGCCTCGGTGGCACCGGCGGCGGTGACCACGAAGGTGCGGAAGTCGTCGTTCGTGATCGGCGACGTGAGCTCGTACTGCTGCCCGTTGACGAGCACCAGCGGCGTGCCGGGGAACTCGCTCAGCGACGAACCGGGGATGTCGCCGCCGGACACCGCGGTCGTCTGCTCGTCGACCCACTTGCTGTAGTCCTGGTCGGCGATGCAGCTCGTGACGGCCCTGCGGTCCTGCAGACCGGAGACCCCGGTGACGACCTTGGTGAGCTGCGCATCGGTGAGGCCGGGTGTGCCCTCTTCCGGCTGCTCGGCGTAGAGCGCCTTGTTGACCGCGTAGAACTGGTCCGGCGAGTGCTCGGCGACGCAGGCGGCGGCGTTCGCGGCGCGCAGCGAGTACTTCGTGCCCTGCGACCGGTTCGACAGGATCGCGAGGGGGTGGATGTCGACGGTGGCGGCGCCGGAGTCGACCAGGCTCTCGATGTAGTCGCCGTTGGCCTGCTCGAACGCGCCGCACGTCGGGCAGAGGTAGTCGACGTACAGCGTGATGCGCACCGTGCCGGCACCGGCAGTCGCCGAAGCACTCGGCGACGCGCTGCTCGACGCGGTCACCGGCTTCAGGCCCTCGCCGAGGGTGATGCCACCCTGCGACATGGTCGACGGCCCGGGGCCTGCGGGCTTCACGGAGTCCACCAGGACGAGCGTGACGATGGTGGCCGCTGCGAGCAGCACCACACCGAGTCCGATCTGGAGTCCGAGCCTGGTCCCGCGCTGGCGGCGCTTCTGCTGTGTCCTGTGGCGCTGCGCTCGCTGTCGGGCGGCTTCGCGGCGCTCGTTCCGCGCGGCGCGGGCGTCACCCTCGGGGCGGTTGGTCATCGGTGCGTCGTCCTCCTGATCGGCGTCCGCACGACCTACCCCCGCTCGGCGGACGGACCCGGCGATTGTAGTGGGCCGCTCTGGGAACCACCCAACCACGCTCTGGGAACCGACCGGCCAGGTGGAAAACAGTGGCGCACCCGCGAGAACTCGTGTTGTATGAACCTCGATGGTCGACGACGACCATCCGGGGCCCTCGCGGGCTGACCGCTTCACTCGGATCGTCCGGCACGTACCTGCCGGTGAAGAAAGGACCGAACGCTCATGGCGTCCGTCACCTATGACAAGGCAACCCGTCTCTACCCCGGAGGCACCCGCCCCGCGGTCGACTCCCTCGACCTGGACGTCGCCGACGGCGAGTTCCTCGTCCTCGTCGGCCCCTCGGGTTGCGGCAAGTCCACCTCGCTCCGCATGCTGGCCGGCCTCGAAGAGGTCAACTCCGGTCAGATCCGCATCGGCGACCGCGACGTCACGGACGTCCCGCCGAAGGACCGCGACATCGCGATGGTGTTCCAGAACTACGCGCTCTACCCGCACATGACCGTCGCCGAGAACATGGGCTTCGCGCTCAAGATCGCCGGTGTCGGCAAGGACGAGCGCGCCACCCGCGTGCAGGAAGCCGCCAAGCTCCTCGACCTCGAGGACTACCTCGGCCGCAAGCCGAAGGCGCTCTCCGGTGGTCAGCGTCAGCGCGTCGCGATGGGCCGTGCGATCGTCCGTCAGCCGCAGGTGTTCCTCATGGACGAGCCGCTGTCGAACCTCGACGCCAAGCTCCGCGTCCAGACCCGTACGCAGATCGCGTCGCTCCAGCGTCGTCTCGGTGTCACCACGGTCTACGTCACGCACGACCAGACCGAGGCGCTGACCATGGGCGACCGCATCGCGGTCCTCAAGGACGGCATCCT of the Curtobacterium sp. TC1 genome contains:
- a CDS encoding neutral zinc metallopeptidase, with the translated sequence MTFNDDSRLSGGRVKRRGRTAAVGGGAVGVTAIVVFLIAQFTGFDLSGFVGGDGTTQIQQQGETVDAAPECRTGRDANLQVECRMEGAAESLDGYWTAEARTLGISYTAPDFFLFDGSTDTSCGQASAATGPFYCPPDRAIYLDTAFYDDLQSTYGSSGGPLAQMYVVAHEWGHHIQQLQGAFASTDRSGTGASSGSVRVELQADCYAGAWVGDAANTEDADGETFFEPISRAEIADALSAASAVGDDSIQERSSGRVDPDSFTHGSSEQRQRWFVRGYQQGATSCDTLSVPGSSL
- a CDS encoding DsbA family protein, translated to MTNRPEGDARAARNERREAARQRAQRHRTQQKRRQRGTRLGLQIGLGVVLLAAATIVTLVLVDSVKPAGPGPSTMSQGGITLGEGLKPVTASSSASPSASATAGAGTVRITLYVDYLCPTCGAFEQANGDYIESLVDSGAATVDIHPLAILSNRSQGTKYSLRAANAAACVAEHSPDQFYAVNKALYAEQPEEGTPGLTDAQLTKVVTGVSGLQDRRAVTSCIADQDYSKWVDEQTTAVSGGDIPGSSLSEFPGTPLVLVNGQQYELTSPITNDDFRTFVVTAAGATEATPTPTPTPSATPSRTRSATPTPTPTKR
- a CDS encoding ABC transporter ATP-binding protein, which translates into the protein MASVTYDKATRLYPGGTRPAVDSLDLDVADGEFLVLVGPSGCGKSTSLRMLAGLEEVNSGQIRIGDRDVTDVPPKDRDIAMVFQNYALYPHMTVAENMGFALKIAGVGKDERATRVQEAAKLLDLEDYLGRKPKALSGGQRQRVAMGRAIVRQPQVFLMDEPLSNLDAKLRVQTRTQIASLQRRLGVTTVYVTHDQTEALTMGDRIAVLKDGILQQVGTPRDLYEKPNNVFVAGFIGSPAMNLLPADVVEGGIKFGTLNHAIDRDTLSNARSGQITVGIRPEDVVVAQSGEGLPVTVDVVEELGADGYLYGHADVKGTRVDIVARVDGRSHPSIGDTIVVTPKSGHVHAFDTESGERLDDKAVVSA